The following proteins come from a genomic window of Bubalus kerabau isolate K-KA32 ecotype Philippines breed swamp buffalo chromosome 20, PCC_UOA_SB_1v2, whole genome shotgun sequence:
- the VHL gene encoding von Hippel-Lindau disease tumor suppressor translates to MPRKAGNAEEAEAGAEEASAEDPGAEREMEAGRLRPVLRSVNTREPSQVIFCNRSPRVVLPVWLNFDGEPQPYPTLPPGTGRRIHSYRGHLWLFRDAGTSDGLLVNQTELFVPSLNVDGQPIFANITLPVYTLKERCLQVVRSLVKPEDYRRLDIVRSLYEDLEDHPNVRKDLVRLTQEHIESQRTAGEIEDV, encoded by the exons ATGCCCCGGAAGGCGGGGAACGCGGAAGAGGCTGAGGCCGGCGCTGAGGAGGCGAGTGCAGAGGACCCCGGCGCCGAGCGGGAGATGGAGGCCGGGCGGCTGCGGCCGGTGCTGCGCTCCGTGAACACGCGCGAGCCGTCCCAGGTCATCTTCTGCAACCGTAGCCCGCGCGTGGTGCTGCCCGTGTGGCTCAACTTCGATGGCGAGCCCCAGCCTTACCCGACGCTGCCCCCCGGCACGGGCCGCCGCATACACAGCTACCGAG GTCACCTTTGGCTCTTCCGAGATGCTGGGACATCTGATGGGCTTCTAGTTAACCAAACTGAGCTATTTGTGCCATCTCTCAATGTTGATGGCCAGCCTATTTTTGCCAACATCACACTGCCAG TGTACACCCTGAAAGAGCGGTGCCTCCAGGTTGTGCGAAGCCTGGTCAAGCCTGAGGATTACAGGAGACTGGACATTGTGCGATCCCTCTACGAAGATCTGGAAGACCACCCCAACGTGCGGAAGGACCTGGTGCGGCTGACGCAGGAGCATATTGAAAGCCAGCGGACGGCAGGGGAGATTGAAGATGTTTAG